The following coding sequences are from one Cenarchaeum symbiosum A window:
- a CDS encoding threonine dehydratase (COG1171), whose protein sequence is MRGAEVRKTPLVYSPTFSRMTGSEVYLKLEHRQKTGSFKIRGAHYKIMTLPDNEKKKGVVAASAGNHAQGVAFAASAEGIPCTIVMPKTASPAKVAATRGYGANVILEGSSYEESWNKAREIAAETGACIIHAFDDPQVIAAQGVIGLEILEELPDVDEVYIPVGGGGLAAGVLVAIKEKHPGVRVVGVQSSRFPAMKESLDRGSTAPSGGGTTIADGISVRSPGELTFAIIRELIDEIVLVDDSEIIGAMFLLMERSKSVVEPSGAATLAHILSNPRPGKKVVAVLAGGNVDMYLLGQIVDKGLAQTGRLLKVFILLPDKPGALKEVVDEITSANANIVEVVHDRFSSEINAGSAGVTLSLETQGAGAADGLVRHLRDRGIIFRLVT, encoded by the coding sequence ATGCGCGGGGCCGAAGTGCGCAAGACTCCCCTTGTGTACTCCCCTACATTTAGCAGGATGACCGGCTCCGAGGTGTACCTAAAATTAGAGCACCGCCAAAAGACCGGCTCCTTCAAGATAAGGGGGGCGCACTACAAGATAATGACGCTGCCAGATAACGAAAAGAAGAAAGGCGTGGTGGCGGCATCCGCGGGAAACCACGCGCAGGGGGTCGCATTTGCAGCCTCTGCCGAGGGGATACCCTGTACTATAGTCATGCCAAAGACCGCCTCGCCAGCAAAGGTGGCGGCAACCCGGGGGTACGGCGCTAATGTGATACTGGAGGGCTCAAGTTATGAGGAATCATGGAACAAGGCAAGGGAGATTGCCGCCGAGACTGGCGCGTGCATAATACATGCATTTGATGACCCGCAGGTGATAGCGGCCCAGGGCGTGATAGGCCTGGAGATTCTAGAGGAGCTGCCCGATGTGGACGAGGTTTACATTCCGGTGGGTGGCGGGGGCCTTGCCGCCGGCGTACTAGTGGCCATAAAGGAAAAGCACCCGGGTGTAAGGGTGGTAGGCGTGCAGTCGAGCAGGTTTCCCGCCATGAAGGAATCGCTGGATAGGGGCAGCACGGCCCCGTCCGGAGGGGGGACGACCATAGCGGATGGCATATCGGTGAGGAGTCCAGGCGAGCTGACATTTGCTATAATCCGGGAGCTCATAGACGAGATAGTCCTCGTCGATGATTCCGAGATAATAGGGGCGATGTTCCTGCTAATGGAGAGGTCAAAGTCGGTGGTGGAGCCTTCCGGGGCGGCCACCCTTGCGCACATACTGTCAAATCCGCGCCCCGGAAAAAAGGTGGTGGCGGTCCTGGCGGGCGGCAATGTCGATATGTACCTGCTAGGGCAGATAGTGGATAAGGGCTTGGCCCAGACGGGCAGGCTGCTCAAGGTGTTCATACTGTTGCCGGACAAGCCGGGGGCCCTCAAGGAGGTGGTAGACGAGATAACCTCGGCCAATGCCAACATAGTCGAGGTGGTCCACGACAGGTTTAGCTCCGAGATAAACGCGGGATCCGCGGGTGTCACCCTCAGCCTTGAGACGCAGGGCGCGGGGGCGGCAGACGGCCTTGTGCGCCATCTCCGGGACAGGGGCATAATCTTCAGGCTGGTCACATAG
- a CDS encoding hypothetical protein (WD-40 repeat protein~COG3391), with amino-acid sequence MLAVFAAVLVAFAPQAHAQQLLSATFDDNGILELTFDEVVEMATFDPRGFTLSDGSGIFTIQLNPGKLITDADSDVIQFRPNDGDRRLAPTYTELRLHIAPDAISPGNPPTAAFTLPDSQYPHTLVTSTFETVNEESPQGLAFSPDGLVMLVAGNEGDSIRRYNLSSPYDVASAVETEEFDISAQEGAVTGVDFAPDGGRIYVVGSRNDIAQYTLDVPYSFDPAPQFETRSNTLVLRSVLDSGAEETQYTGIHYAPAISRLYLAGDSRNAIFQYAVANIFDVRSITHSGTLEVVDSSPRGVHVSTDGRTMLVLGQGNDMIYKYRLSEPYEVTSASLVAQLDVSDQDTNPRGFAASEDGRFVFMAGTNSDTVHRYDLGNPYDFGFGPTGEAAEIGSGGEPVVPGYNLTEDAAPTGITFSYDGTQMFVTGEENDAVYRYALDTPFNVSGAVYTDNFTVSADPQDVHFSHLGTTMIIVNSAGTVSEYALNQAYAITTATLTTAESLDQSSSPTGVAFSHGGYTIFAVGNASDSVHAYELFGDAYDLTGFITQSVGNIDVSGQETDPTGMAFSDDGLRVFVTGRDSDSIHRYDLKSPFVLSGDRYVDSVYVGEQDSSPGDIEILPGGSGMVMVGTNSGMIYNYILATPFDVTSSSYAQSLFVRSDTDEPGDIAISPDGRNMFLPDNSDDTIQQYYLGIPNDPTSAVPVDSVNVSADVSTPAGLAFSPNGTLMYVVDETDDTVYEYLMDPAWDVSTAARTANSATLVGAFAANGLAISSDGLHMLVTQSGGTVDHYAMDGPYVLPGTPAIANTLDVTGESSAPTGIAVNTDGTAIVITGSTGDRLDRYVLGTAYDLSTAVHNDTLSLAGLDNIPDGVAYSADGMKLFYVGSASDTVFAFNLDRSHSVVAAPPAPGILSAVLDGADLTLEFDKEISPSTVMPENIHVRDGSRAEGGGITLSSASVSGSTITATLPNAGDVVRYTDPVAYFDAPALSGVGGGSFPDLEDTSGSAALAQRLLDGRGALSVGFAGSYSVSNETTLPSGVYFRESGLQMFAIDQPNDNLVAYNLSVPYDVTSATFNANVSVRGTSPDPRYTGVEFNPDGSSFYLVDMTGGSGSSGAVRQFVMSEPFDITTATEASFRLVLSIPSPRNTGQPEGLEFSPNGASLFIVEGFRDQVVRYDLGTPYDLSTAVLNSTVRISSYTPTPFDVTFSPDGLSMFTIDLGGSIVRKFALPTPYEITGAEQVDSTFVGSQASNPHDVSFSADGFRMFIADNLGDKIVQYDLLRPYDLTWPGQPGRLGVNTPFHVENNPTGADFSSDGSAVFVVGKGLDQILLCALSVPYDVTTGACRIEHANVDGDPTGISFSPDGRRVFVSNATNIYQYTMDNAFAMTDSGLDLDISQKVTLDITQVPNSEGIPFTIGTAEGLALSSDGRTLFVLGTIPITAIQQYILPSPFDLRGAVFRGYSVQHSLSEADPSGIAFSPDGMRLYIADRLTGQIITYTLASPYHLSPFAERTGITDFSAADNSIEDVAVGATGAVYAVGSGRDGLYSYDAQDGRAYPLAITGTPGRLDVLSGTINMTNGVINVTFADMVDGNALNPTGYSIVNASGTEASITRADSIEVNGSSLIFDLSEEARNAVVNFSDPRLQFDEFAIYSSDDRVFPEPFALPSEPAFDGTGTNQSSGDLVFSSDGSVMYTLAENNLYSYQLGTPFDVTSAFDEDEIRRAVATGMAFPPDGDSLFMSNASDGKVSQFFVNDPFDLSGNGLRIGSANPIGSIGLGADAVPTGVTLSADGRKIFVSESRDDRIYGYGLNEPYTLLDGTGDRESFNLTDINPSGVAFSDDGLRMFVSGNDTGVVQRYDLTTPYKLEGASLSDSEPVTPGASEIAFLPGGLRAYVAGPGGINQYSLDTVKLNPPPMMRYISSTDSPMIRTGLDSMIPQVIFRINETDRLEIVTTTVPSSDLSMDLPIVRILATGVNTLEATIDESFDWPLNRTDYTDNVKLEIDGNPADTTSADRVAVNNVIIDTSRVLTQNSEIIVRFVDVEDSEDVLYSGEYTLDDSDKALLAGRSINITDADNLLVIHRDTPRNLVINDTTAVNVPLILHLVNETSDGTAELFSNTTIRGDGITVTLPQNLILSGFDNLTQIIIQKDNSTAIPSLQIASIESSFEVGRPDADLGLSSPARIALHDQAGKTGYRIGLSSGPMTISDTCEDDVMPVVSDVCSLDVRDDLVIWTNDLSIFGAGNSPGPGTGPGPITSTQPSRGGGGGGGGGGGGSLLSGTGLGYDASFGFASEGADALRGSSIRLQPGGTLVIQPQLTPAGLLTVFDMEIYLTGAGGESASVYYNRLGAFFGKQCFGETAESEMTKTCDESSIISGAATPVLVGGSLESISIPLEGEFAGTVSMMLRDNQGITLATHDRDRFSLNTGGAAAPDAGVPDAVEPGVTPPAAGSIDEPRAEPAEDREPRDEPAAGTADEPSQDREAPEEQDSEPAAEIAEDSERSFFDAIGDFFRSLFGL; translated from the coding sequence ATGCTTGCGGTATTTGCCGCGGTGCTGGTGGCGTTTGCACCGCAGGCCCACGCACAGCAGCTGCTCTCCGCCACGTTTGATGATAACGGGATACTGGAGCTTACATTTGACGAGGTGGTGGAGATGGCAACCTTTGACCCAAGGGGCTTTACCCTGAGCGATGGCAGCGGCATATTTACGATACAGCTCAACCCGGGCAAGCTTATCACTGATGCAGATTCTGACGTGATACAGTTCCGGCCAAACGACGGCGACAGGAGGCTGGCGCCCACATACACAGAACTGCGGCTCCACATAGCTCCCGATGCCATATCCCCGGGAAATCCCCCGACCGCAGCATTCACACTGCCGGACTCACAGTATCCGCATACACTTGTCACGTCAACCTTTGAGACCGTAAACGAGGAATCCCCGCAGGGGCTGGCATTCTCGCCTGACGGTTTGGTCATGCTGGTGGCCGGAAACGAAGGCGATTCAATCCGCAGGTACAACCTGAGCTCGCCCTATGATGTGGCCTCGGCTGTAGAGACCGAAGAGTTCGACATAAGCGCCCAGGAGGGTGCTGTGACCGGGGTGGACTTTGCCCCCGATGGCGGTAGGATATATGTCGTGGGGAGTAGAAATGACATAGCCCAGTATACGCTGGATGTGCCGTACAGCTTCGACCCGGCACCACAGTTTGAAACGAGAAGCAACACTCTGGTTCTAAGGAGTGTTCTGGATTCGGGTGCCGAAGAGACCCAGTACACAGGAATTCATTACGCACCCGCAATATCGCGGCTCTACCTGGCAGGTGACTCACGCAATGCAATATTCCAATATGCTGTGGCCAACATATTCGACGTCAGGAGTATAACCCACTCGGGAACCCTTGAGGTAGTCGACAGCTCGCCCCGCGGCGTGCACGTCTCGACCGACGGGCGGACCATGCTGGTGCTCGGACAGGGGAACGACATGATATACAAGTACAGGCTCTCCGAGCCCTATGAGGTGACTAGCGCGTCGCTTGTGGCCCAGCTGGATGTCAGCGATCAGGATACCAACCCCCGCGGCTTTGCCGCATCAGAGGACGGCAGGTTTGTCTTCATGGCGGGAACAAACAGTGACACCGTACACAGGTACGACCTTGGCAACCCGTACGACTTTGGGTTCGGGCCGACCGGCGAGGCCGCTGAGATAGGATCGGGCGGCGAGCCAGTCGTACCGGGGTACAACCTGACAGAAGATGCTGCCCCCACGGGGATTACATTCTCGTACGACGGCACACAGATGTTTGTAACCGGGGAGGAGAACGATGCAGTGTACAGGTATGCACTGGATACGCCGTTTAATGTCAGCGGGGCTGTGTACACCGACAACTTTACCGTGTCGGCGGACCCGCAGGATGTGCATTTCTCCCATCTCGGCACAACGATGATCATAGTAAACTCGGCAGGCACAGTCAGCGAGTACGCGCTAAACCAAGCGTATGCCATAACAACGGCCACGCTTACCACCGCCGAATCCCTTGACCAGAGCAGCAGCCCCACGGGCGTTGCATTCAGCCACGGAGGATACACCATATTTGCAGTCGGGAATGCAAGCGACAGCGTCCACGCGTACGAGCTGTTTGGTGATGCGTATGACCTGACTGGCTTCATAACCCAATCTGTGGGCAACATAGACGTGAGCGGGCAAGAGACCGACCCCACGGGAATGGCGTTCTCGGATGACGGGCTCAGGGTGTTCGTAACCGGCCGGGACTCTGATTCCATCCACAGGTACGACCTGAAGAGTCCGTTTGTCCTGTCTGGCGACAGGTATGTGGACTCTGTATACGTGGGCGAACAGGACAGTTCCCCGGGAGATATTGAGATTCTTCCAGGGGGATCAGGAATGGTGATGGTGGGCACCAACAGCGGCATGATATACAACTACATCCTGGCAACGCCGTTTGATGTAACATCATCGTCGTACGCCCAGTCCCTATTCGTGAGGAGTGACACCGACGAGCCGGGAGATATCGCCATATCGCCTGATGGCAGAAACATGTTCCTGCCGGATAACTCTGATGATACGATCCAACAATACTATCTTGGCATACCGAATGACCCGACAAGCGCCGTGCCCGTGGACTCTGTCAACGTGAGTGCCGATGTGAGCACACCTGCAGGGCTGGCGTTCTCACCCAACGGCACGCTCATGTATGTGGTAGATGAGACCGATGATACAGTCTACGAGTATTTGATGGATCCTGCATGGGACGTATCCACTGCGGCGCGCACGGCAAATAGTGCCACGCTCGTGGGAGCTTTCGCTGCCAACGGCTTGGCCATCTCCTCTGACGGCCTGCACATGCTAGTTACCCAGTCAGGAGGCACTGTGGATCATTATGCCATGGACGGCCCGTATGTGCTGCCAGGCACCCCCGCGATAGCCAACACGCTTGATGTCACAGGCGAGAGCTCCGCCCCGACAGGGATCGCCGTGAATACGGACGGAACGGCCATCGTCATAACAGGAAGCACAGGAGACAGGCTGGACCGTTATGTGCTGGGCACGGCATACGACCTGTCCACTGCCGTGCACAACGATACATTGAGCCTGGCAGGACTCGACAACATCCCCGATGGGGTGGCATACTCGGCAGACGGCATGAAGCTCTTTTACGTGGGATCAGCCAGCGACACGGTATTCGCTTTCAACTTGGATAGATCACATTCCGTGGTAGCCGCGCCCCCGGCCCCTGGGATCCTCTCGGCTGTTCTCGACGGGGCGGATCTCACACTAGAGTTTGATAAGGAGATAAGCCCCTCGACTGTAATGCCCGAGAACATACACGTGCGGGACGGCTCGCGGGCAGAAGGAGGCGGCATAACTCTGTCTAGTGCTAGCGTCTCAGGCTCGACCATCACGGCCACACTGCCAAATGCCGGTGACGTCGTCCGGTATACGGACCCCGTCGCATACTTTGACGCACCGGCACTATCCGGTGTGGGAGGCGGCTCGTTTCCGGACCTAGAGGACACATCCGGCTCGGCGGCCCTTGCGCAACGCCTGCTCGATGGACGCGGTGCACTCAGTGTTGGGTTTGCCGGCAGCTACTCCGTCAGCAACGAGACCACCCTGCCAAGTGGAGTCTACTTCAGGGAGAGCGGGCTGCAGATGTTTGCGATTGATCAGCCAAATGACAACTTGGTGGCCTACAACCTCTCTGTTCCGTACGACGTGACGAGTGCGACATTTAATGCGAACGTATCAGTCCGGGGCACCAGTCCCGATCCGAGGTACACCGGGGTGGAGTTTAACCCCGATGGCTCCAGCTTTTACCTCGTTGACATGACAGGCGGCAGCGGCAGCAGCGGGGCAGTCAGGCAGTTTGTGATGTCAGAGCCGTTTGATATAACCACAGCCACCGAGGCGTCATTCAGGCTGGTCCTCTCAATACCCAGCCCGAGGAATACAGGACAGCCCGAAGGACTGGAGTTCTCCCCGAATGGAGCATCCCTGTTCATAGTGGAAGGGTTTAGGGACCAGGTCGTCCGGTACGACTTGGGCACCCCGTACGACCTAAGTACGGCCGTGCTCAATTCCACCGTCAGGATATCCAGCTACACGCCCACGCCCTTTGATGTGACATTCTCGCCGGACGGCCTGTCCATGTTTACAATCGATCTGGGAGGCAGCATAGTGCGCAAGTTTGCCCTCCCCACACCATACGAGATAACCGGGGCCGAGCAGGTCGATTCCACATTTGTCGGCTCGCAGGCCTCCAACCCCCACGACGTGTCATTCTCGGCAGACGGCTTTAGGATGTTTATCGCCGATAACTTGGGAGACAAGATAGTCCAGTACGACCTTTTGAGGCCGTACGATCTGACATGGCCGGGGCAGCCGGGCAGGCTGGGAGTCAACACGCCGTTCCATGTAGAGAACAACCCCACGGGGGCCGACTTCTCGTCAGATGGGAGTGCGGTATTCGTCGTAGGAAAGGGGCTGGACCAGATTCTGCTGTGCGCCCTGTCAGTGCCATACGACGTGACGACCGGCGCGTGTAGGATAGAGCATGCAAATGTAGACGGCGACCCCACCGGGATATCATTCTCACCTGATGGCAGGCGTGTCTTTGTATCAAATGCGACTAACATATACCAGTATACGATGGATAATGCCTTTGCCATGACGGATAGCGGATTGGATCTTGATATCAGCCAAAAGGTGACACTTGACATCACACAGGTACCCAACTCCGAAGGTATCCCGTTTACAATCGGCACCGCCGAAGGGCTCGCCCTATCATCTGACGGCAGGACCCTGTTTGTACTGGGCACCATCCCCATCACTGCGATACAACAGTACATACTCCCCTCGCCCTTTGATCTGCGGGGCGCCGTATTCAGAGGTTATTCCGTGCAACACTCGCTCTCAGAGGCCGATCCCTCGGGCATTGCATTCTCACCTGACGGCATGCGGCTTTACATAGCCGACAGGCTGACAGGGCAGATAATCACATACACCCTGGCCTCCCCGTACCATCTATCCCCCTTTGCCGAACGCACGGGGATAACGGACTTTTCCGCCGCCGACAATTCCATAGAGGATGTAGCTGTGGGCGCGACCGGCGCGGTATACGCGGTTGGATCCGGCAGGGACGGCTTGTACAGCTATGATGCGCAAGATGGGCGCGCATATCCGCTGGCCATAACGGGGACGCCCGGCAGGCTGGATGTCCTGTCAGGCACCATCAACATGACCAATGGTGTCATAAATGTGACATTCGCGGATATGGTGGACGGCAATGCGCTGAATCCGACAGGATACTCGATAGTGAATGCCAGTGGGACGGAGGCATCCATCACCCGCGCCGACAGCATAGAAGTGAATGGCAGCAGCTTGATCTTTGATCTAAGCGAGGAGGCCCGGAATGCAGTCGTCAACTTTTCGGATCCAAGGCTGCAGTTTGACGAGTTTGCAATATACAGCTCAGACGACAGGGTGTTCCCGGAGCCGTTTGCCCTCCCGTCGGAGCCGGCATTCGACGGCACGGGCACCAACCAGAGCTCCGGAGATCTTGTCTTCTCGTCTGACGGCTCCGTAATGTACACCCTGGCAGAGAATAACCTGTACTCGTACCAGCTTGGCACCCCGTTTGACGTCACGTCGGCCTTTGATGAAGACGAGATCCGGCGCGCCGTGGCGACGGGCATGGCCTTTCCACCCGACGGCGATTCACTGTTCATGTCCAACGCCTCTGACGGCAAGGTAAGCCAGTTCTTCGTAAACGATCCCTTTGACCTGTCCGGGAACGGCCTGCGGATCGGCAGCGCCAATCCTATAGGCTCCATCGGGCTCGGCGCGGACGCTGTACCTACCGGTGTTACACTCTCTGCCGACGGGAGAAAGATATTCGTTAGTGAGAGCAGGGATGATAGGATATACGGGTACGGCCTCAACGAGCCCTACACACTGCTCGATGGCACCGGGGACAGGGAGAGCTTCAATCTGACAGATATCAACCCGTCGGGGGTTGCATTCTCGGATGACGGCCTGAGGATGTTTGTTTCCGGGAATGATACAGGCGTTGTGCAGAGGTACGACCTCACGACGCCATACAAGCTGGAGGGTGCATCACTCTCCGATTCAGAACCGGTCACACCCGGGGCGTCAGAGATTGCATTCCTGCCAGGCGGCCTGCGGGCATACGTCGCGGGGCCCGGCGGCATAAATCAGTATTCTCTGGATACAGTCAAACTGAATCCGCCGCCCATGATGCGCTACATCAGCTCCACCGACAGCCCCATGATCAGGACAGGGCTCGATTCGATGATACCACAGGTGATATTTAGGATAAACGAGACAGACAGGTTGGAGATAGTCACCACCACCGTCCCCTCCTCGGACCTGTCAATGGACCTCCCCATAGTGCGCATTCTGGCCACGGGTGTCAACACCTTGGAGGCCACCATAGACGAGTCGTTTGACTGGCCACTCAACAGGACAGACTACACTGACAATGTCAAGTTGGAAATCGATGGGAATCCAGCCGATACCACCTCGGCCGATCGGGTGGCGGTAAACAACGTAATCATAGACACCAGCAGAGTCCTCACACAAAATAGCGAGATCATAGTCCGGTTTGTAGATGTGGAAGATTCCGAGGATGTTTTGTACAGCGGAGAATACACGCTTGATGATTCCGACAAGGCCCTGCTTGCCGGGCGGTCGATAAACATAACGGATGCGGACAACCTGCTTGTAATACACCGGGATACGCCGCGCAACCTTGTGATCAACGACACTACGGCTGTGAACGTGCCGCTCATACTGCACCTTGTAAACGAGACGAGTGACGGGACAGCAGAGTTGTTCTCTAATACCACCATCAGGGGCGACGGCATCACCGTAACACTGCCACAAAACCTCATCCTGTCGGGTTTTGATAATCTGACACAGATAATCATACAAAAGGATAACAGTACGGCGATACCCAGCCTGCAGATCGCCTCCATTGAAAGCTCTTTCGAGGTGGGCCGGCCGGACGCAGACCTCGGCCTGAGCAGCCCCGCACGGATTGCCCTGCATGATCAGGCTGGAAAGACAGGATACCGCATAGGCTTGTCCAGCGGGCCCATGACAATAAGTGATACCTGTGAAGACGACGTCATGCCGGTGGTGTCCGACGTCTGCTCGCTGGATGTCAGGGATGACCTTGTAATATGGACGAATGACCTCTCCATATTCGGCGCGGGAAATAGCCCCGGGCCAGGCACCGGTCCCGGGCCTATTACGTCGACCCAGCCGTCGCGCGGCGGCGGTGGCGGCGGAGGAGGCGGTGGCGGAGGCTCCCTCCTCAGCGGCACGGGCCTCGGGTATGACGCCTCGTTTGGCTTTGCCTCGGAAGGGGCAGACGCGCTGCGCGGCTCATCCATACGCCTCCAGCCTGGCGGCACGCTGGTCATACAGCCCCAGCTCACACCCGCTGGACTCTTGACCGTATTTGACATGGAAATATACCTGACAGGGGCGGGCGGCGAGAGTGCCAGCGTATACTATAACAGGCTGGGCGCCTTCTTTGGAAAACAGTGCTTTGGCGAGACAGCAGAATCCGAGATGACAAAGACCTGCGATGAATCATCGATAATATCAGGGGCGGCAACACCCGTGCTAGTCGGGGGATCCCTCGAGAGCATCTCCATACCCCTGGAGGGCGAGTTTGCAGGGACAGTAAGCATGATGCTACGCGACAACCAGGGGATAACGCTTGCGACACACGACCGCGACAGGTTCAGCCTGAATACAGGAGGGGCCGCCGCGCCGGATGCGGGTGTTCCGGATGCCGTGGAGCCGGGTGTGACACCCCCGGCGGCAGGTTCTATTGATGAGCCCCGCGCAGAGCCCGCCGAGGACAGGGAGCCGCGGGACGAGCCGGCGGCAGGGACAGCAGACGAGCCCAGCCAGGACAGGGAAGCCCCGGAGGAGCAGGATTCAGAGCCTGCGGCAGAGATAGCAGAGGATTCCGAGAGGAGCTTCTTTGACGCGATAGGCGACTTTTTCAGGTCGCTCTTTGGCCTCTGA